In Allocoprobacillus halotolerans, a genomic segment contains:
- a CDS encoding DUF4368 domain-containing protein, producing MIQKIYEDNATGKISDERFSTMSMAYEEEQKSLKEEISDMQAYLETETDKSESLQRFIDKIKQITQPTKLTAELVHEFIEKIVIHEPGHLDGKRYQLMDIYYNGVGVIRGLTPEEMEEAFQKHLAKRKINKVKTT from the coding sequence TTGATTCAAAAGATTTACGAGGACAATGCAACGGGTAAGATTTCCGATGAACGCTTTTCCACAATGTCAATGGCGTATGAGGAAGAACAGAAAAGCCTCAAAGAAGAAATATCTGATATGCAGGCGTACCTTGAAACCGAAACGGACAAGTCTGAAAGCTTACAGCGTTTTATTGATAAGATAAAACAGATTACGCAGCCGACCAAGCTTACTGCCGAACTGGTACACGAGTTCATTGAAAAGATTGTGATACACGAACCGGGACACCTTGATGGAAAGCGTTATCAGCTAATGGATATCTATTACAACGGCGTTGGTGTGATACGAGGGCTTACTCCTGAAGAAATGGAAGAAGCCTTTCAGAAGCATCTCGCCAAACGCAAGATAAACAAAGTAAAGACGACGTAA
- a CDS encoding leucine-rich repeat domain-containing protein, whose product MKQKKWLAMLLAVMMVFTITPTTVFAVGNGEGDKTVPGWVDNNNGHPKYVEETFEFVEGNIAYSVVEGGVEVSSWYWSWYPHNCASHVDHVFAGSEYSNRGTMTIPASITHEGKKYKVVGIGSGAFYNVSSTKVILPEGLEYLADRAFKQTNVTEIKIPSTVKRIGEDGLRSSFTQITFAENSQLEEIGNMAFRGYKGTSLVLPEGVKQIGGRVFEACTNLSSITIPAGAEFTATPIFGATYQQFSYKGEVVFAQGSKYRYIDGVLYDDDTAIEIREEQQNIVIPEGIKYINEGFRIYDTVQYTSIIESITLPDSLESIGKHAFRDCKALKEIVIPENVTEIGNGAFLSCTSLERAEIKGNVTELNATFSGCSSLTEVELTNTIKNIGSQTFSGCKSLTGITLPTDLETIGMKAFFKCTALTTVIIPDGVTTISDQVFGNCKSIKMLVLPGSVNTVGKQAFQGAFNPTSATCIMLSDNIPENFNENAFGTNGANRPNKDTFTLIVPAGAEKAYAANEQLKSFVTNPDGSIKDGISVGVEFPEATQFCPGETFEIKYIMPEGASEGIRFDSTPGMDFKYDWNKETTSYVVTLISGEGTIKATPEINTIKAGNIFKQSKEFTVGHSYSEWKQTKAPDCTNPGTEERICADCQNKEIREIPALGHGETELKNAKDATCIEEGYTGDKVCKVCGEVLEQGKVIPKLAHSYDEWKQTKAPDCTNPGTEERICADCQNKEIREIPALGHGETELKNAKDATCTEEGYTGDKVCKVCGEVLEQGKVIPKLAHSYKDGKCTVCGVADPNYKPTEPGDGDTNAPETSDSSNMTLWIALLFVSGTGLLGATVYNRKKK is encoded by the coding sequence TTGAAACAGAAAAAATGGTTAGCAATGCTGCTGGCAGTTATGATGGTCTTTACGATTACTCCGACAACGGTATTTGCTGTGGGAAACGGAGAAGGAGACAAAACAGTTCCCGGTTGGGTGGATAATAATAATGGACATCCGAAATATGTGGAAGAGACTTTTGAGTTTGTAGAAGGAAATATCGCTTATTCTGTAGTGGAAGGTGGCGTTGAAGTTTCATCCTGGTATTGGTCTTGGTATCCTCATAACTGTGCTTCTCATGTTGATCATGTGTTTGCCGGTTCAGAATACAGCAATCGTGGAACAATGACAATTCCTGCTTCTATTACTCACGAAGGGAAGAAATATAAAGTAGTTGGTATTGGAAGCGGTGCTTTTTATAACGTTTCGAGTACTAAAGTTATCTTGCCGGAAGGGTTGGAATATCTTGCTGATCGGGCATTTAAGCAAACAAATGTGACTGAAATTAAAATTCCATCCACTGTAAAAAGAATTGGCGAAGATGGCTTAAGATCATCGTTTACCCAAATTACTTTTGCTGAAAACAGTCAGCTTGAAGAAATTGGAAATATGGCGTTTCGTGGATATAAGGGAACATCTCTTGTTTTGCCTGAAGGTGTGAAACAAATCGGTGGAAGAGTGTTTGAAGCATGTACTAATTTATCCTCCATTACCATTCCGGCTGGTGCTGAATTTACAGCAACTCCTATATTTGGTGCAACCTATCAGCAATTCTCTTATAAAGGTGAAGTGGTATTTGCGCAAGGAAGTAAATATCGATATATTGACGGTGTACTCTATGATGACGATACTGCTATTGAAATTCGTGAAGAACAGCAAAATATCGTTATCCCCGAAGGAATTAAATATATAAACGAAGGTTTTAGAATCTATGATACAGTACAATATACATCGATTATCGAGTCTATTACACTTCCGGATTCTCTCGAAAGTATCGGAAAGCACGCGTTCCGTGACTGCAAAGCTCTCAAAGAAATTGTGATTCCTGAAAATGTAACGGAAATTGGAAACGGTGCATTTTTAAGCTGCACATCTCTTGAAAGAGCAGAAATCAAAGGAAATGTCACGGAATTAAATGCAACCTTTAGCGGGTGTTCCTCTTTGACAGAAGTTGAGTTGACTAATACTATCAAGAATATTGGCTCTCAAACATTCAGCGGTTGTAAAAGTTTGACCGGTATTACACTACCTACAGATCTTGAAACAATTGGAATGAAAGCATTTTTTAAGTGTACAGCATTGACGACTGTTATTATTCCAGATGGAGTAACTACTATTTCTGATCAAGTATTTGGAAATTGTAAATCAATTAAAATGTTAGTTTTACCTGGTTCTGTGAATACAGTTGGAAAACAAGCATTCCAAGGTGCATTTAATCCCACATCTGCCACATGTATCATGTTGAGCGATAATATACCAGAGAATTTTAACGAAAATGCATTTGGAACCAATGGGGCTAACCGTCCTAATAAAGATACATTTACACTAATAGTTCCAGCCGGTGCTGAAAAAGCCTATGCTGCAAACGAACAGTTGAAATCTTTTGTTACAAATCCGGATGGAAGCATTAAAGATGGTATCAGCGTAGGTGTTGAGTTCCCGGAAGCCACTCAATTCTGCCCGGGAGAAACCTTTGAAATCAAATACATTATGCCTGAAGGTGCAAGTGAAGGAATTCGATTTGATTCTACACCAGGAATGGATTTCAAATATGATTGGAATAAAGAAACAACTTCCTATGTTGTGACATTAATAAGCGGTGAAGGGACTATAAAAGCAACACCTGAAATCAATACAATAAAGGCAGGAAACATTTTCAAACAGTCGAAAGAATTTACCGTTGGTCATAGCTACAGCGAGTGGAAACAAACGAAAGCACCTGACTGCACAAATCCGGGAACGGAAGAAAGAATTTGCGCTGACTGCCAAAATAAGGAAATAAGAGAAATTCCGGCACTCGGACACGGTGAAACCGAACTGAAAAACGCTAAAGATGCTACCTGTATCGAAGAAGGTTACACCGGCGATAAAGTTTGCAAGGTGTGTGGTGAAGTTTTAGAACAAGGTAAAGTAATTCCGAAACTTGCTCATAGCTACGACGAGTGGAAACAAACGAAAGCACCTGACTGCACAAATCCGGGAACGGAAGAAAGAATTTGCGCTGACTGCCAAAATAAGGAAATAAGAGAAATTCCGGCACTCGGACACGGCGAAACCGAACTGAAAAACGCTAAAGATGCTACCTGTACCGAAGAAGGTTACACCGGCGATAAGGTTTGCAAGGTGTGCGGTGAAGTTTTAGAACAAGGCAAAGTAATTCCGAAACTTGCTCATAGCTACAAAGATGGAAAATGCACAGTCTGTGGCGTGGCTGATCCAAACTATAAACCGACAGAACCGGGTGACGGAGATACCAATGCTCCTGAAACCAGCGACAGCAGTAATATGACACTCTGGATTGCCCTGCTATTTGTATCAGGAACCGGACTGCTCGGAGCAACTGTATACAACAGAAAGAAAAAATAG
- a CDS encoding pentapeptide repeat-containing protein has translation MSPSPFPTANTVVGVIVKTIITASSIANHFFCFKTKSLLRFFSKKGGFYSPPPSIFLSIALRGVVALRGVALRGVALRGVALRGVALRGVALRGVALRGVALRGVALRGVALRGVALRGVALRGVALRGVALRGVYIY, from the coding sequence TTGTCTCCTTCTCCGTTTCCCACAGCAAATACCGTTGTCGGAGTAATCGTAAAGACCATCATAACTGCCAGCAGCATTGCTAACCATTTTTTCTGTTTCAAAACAAAATCCCTCCTTCGTTTTTTCTCGAAGAAGGGTGGTTTTTACAGTCCTCCTCCGAGCATATTCCTTTCCATTGCCCTCAGAGGTGTTGTTGCCCTCAGAGGTGTTGCCCTCAGAGGTGTTGCCCTCAGAGGTGTTGCCCTCAGAGGTGTTGCCCTCAGAGGTGTTGCCCTCAGAGGTGTTGCCCTCAGAGGTGTTGCCCTCAGAGGTGTTGCCCTCAGAGGTGTTGCCCTCAGAGGTGTTGCCCTCAGAGGTGTTGCCCTCAGAGGTGTTGCCCTCAGAGGTGTTGCCCTCAGAGGTGTATATATCTATTAA
- a CDS encoding TnpV protein, whose amino-acid sequence MKEQEGITEKLKSENPLCWIGKMNNIRNRAEELINRELIFALLTITKNRNKIT is encoded by the coding sequence ATGAAAGAACAAGAAGGCATAACTGAAAAACTGAAATCTGAGAATCCGTTGTGTTGGATTGGAAAAATGAATAATATTCGAAATAGAGCAGAAGAATTAATAAACCGAGAATTGATTTTTGCTTTATTGACTATAACAAAGAACAGAAACAAAATCACATAA
- a CDS encoding TnpV protein → MQHNIYDEQTGISYTLQGDCYLPDLTLLPEEGKHIGIWGKQHARYLKEHHKVRYANLLTSGKLNSYLADIDEQAKELFFGWLNK, encoded by the coding sequence ATGCAGCATAATATTTATGATGAGCAAACAGGTATCAGTTATACATTGCAAGGTGATTGTTATCTTCCTGATCTCACATTACTGCCTGAGGAAGGAAAACACATTGGTATATGGGGAAAGCAGCACGCAAGGTATCTTAAAGAACATCATAAAGTGAGGTATGCGAACTTACTGACAAGCGGTAAGCTAAACAGTTATCTTGCTGATATTGATGAGCAGGCAAAGGAACTGTTTTTTGGTTGGTTGAACAAATGA
- a CDS encoding MATE family efflux transporter, translating to MNNQLTHGSITKSLILFSIPMIIGNLLQQFYNVADTFIVGQFLGADALAAVGSSFTLMTFLTSIILGLCMGSGILFSMYYGGQQIDKMKTSFFISFIGIALFSILLEILCLFAIHPILHFMNIPQDIYQQSYDYLFIIFIGFFFTFLYNYFSSLLRALGNSKVPLYFLAIASIINVFLDIYLIVSFDMGISGAALATIIAQAISGFGIMIYVLIKQKDLLPAKKHCYFNKDIFMKIKDYSLLTCIQQSVMNFGILMIQGLVNSFGVITMSAFAAAVKIDSFAYMPVQDFGNAFSTFIAQNKGANLPERIQKGLKSAMIISGIFCLFISLIVYIFAPILMLIFIHPEEVEIIRQGVEYLQIEGMCYLGIGYLFLLYGYYRGVGKPGISVVLTIASLGTRVALAYLFAPILGTIAIWWAIPIGWFLADAIGILYGITKEKWQLKKL from the coding sequence ATGAATAATCAATTAACACATGGTTCTATTACCAAATCATTAATTCTGTTTTCTATTCCTATGATTATAGGGAATTTATTACAACAGTTTTATAATGTTGCAGATACATTTATTGTCGGACAGTTTTTAGGAGCTGATGCTTTAGCGGCAGTTGGTTCATCTTTTACTTTAATGACATTTTTGACATCCATTATTCTAGGTTTATGTATGGGAAGTGGCATTTTATTTTCTATGTATTATGGTGGTCAACAAATAGATAAAATGAAAACATCTTTTTTTATCTCTTTTATTGGTATTGCTTTGTTTTCTATTCTTTTAGAGATTCTTTGTTTATTTGCTATTCACCCTATCTTACATTTTATGAATATTCCTCAAGATATTTATCAACAAAGCTATGATTATCTTTTCATTATCTTTATTGGTTTCTTTTTTACTTTCCTCTATAATTATTTTTCTTCATTATTAAGAGCCTTAGGTAATTCCAAAGTCCCCCTTTATTTTTTAGCAATAGCTTCCATCATCAATGTCTTTTTAGATATTTATTTGATTGTTTCTTTTGATATGGGTATCAGTGGTGCCGCATTAGCGACAATTATTGCTCAAGCTATCAGTGGTTTTGGCATTATGATTTATGTTTTGATTAAACAAAAAGATCTTTTACCAGCCAAAAAACATTGTTATTTTAATAAAGATATATTTATGAAAATTAAAGATTATTCATTACTCACATGTATTCAACAATCCGTGATGAATTTTGGTATTTTAATGATTCAGGGATTGGTTAATAGTTTTGGTGTTATCACCATGTCAGCTTTTGCGGCAGCTGTGAAAATTGATTCCTTTGCCTATATGCCCGTACAAGATTTTGGCAATGCCTTTTCAACATTTATTGCCCAAAATAAAGGGGCAAATCTTCCTGAGCGTATTCAAAAAGGTTTAAAATCAGCCATGATTATTTCAGGTATTTTCTGTCTATTTATTTCTTTGATTGTTTATATATTTGCGCCTATTTTGATGTTGATTTTTATTCATCCTGAAGAAGTCGAAATTATTCGTCAAGGTGTTGAATATTTACAAATAGAAGGTATGTGTTATTTAGGAATTGGATATTTATTTTTACTTTATGGTTATTATCGTGGTGTAGGTAAACCAGGTATTTCCGTTGTTTTAACAATTGCATCACTAGGAACACGTGTCGCTTTAGCTTATCTGTTTGCACCAATATTAGGAACAATAGCCATATGGTGGGCTATTCCTATTGGCTGGTTTTTAGCTGATGCAATTGGTATTCTTTATGGTATTACAAAAGAAAAATGGCAGTTAAAAAAGTTGTAA
- a CDS encoding DUF6431 domain-containing protein, whose translation MNPPATMVQSFSVLIKHIFQTCPINFNHSLSASEFQLLETFLLNHLELSAFHIHDDHICKSPNFKFFISYDRYFITFRDNAVVEETVSIPVLYCENCKHFHAVLPHLFIVPHCQYSIPFILSVLFDKFYSSLTVNDVSNKYGISISTIYRWIKKYMCYLRYYMQLRNSYRMSFFVSMIYLYEDVMNDIYDLSSHALFQYDRKLFAPS comes from the coding sequence ATGAATCCACCCGCTACTATGGTACAATCATTTTCTGTTTTAATCAAGCATATTTTTCAAACTTGTCCTATTAATTTTAACCATTCTCTCTCTGCTAGTGAATTTCAGCTTCTCGAAACCTTTTTATTAAATCATCTGGAACTCTCTGCGTTTCATATCCATGATGATCATATATGTAAGTCACCTAATTTTAAATTCTTTATCTCTTATGATCGCTATTTTATTACTTTCCGTGATAATGCCGTTGTTGAGGAAACTGTTTCGATTCCCGTGCTTTACTGTGAAAACTGCAAACATTTTCATGCTGTCCTTCCTCATCTTTTCATTGTGCCTCATTGCCAATATTCTATTCCTTTTATATTATCTGTCCTTTTTGATAAATTTTATTCTTCATTGACTGTAAATGATGTTTCAAATAAATATGGAATATCTATTTCTACAATCTACAGATGGATCAAAAAATACATGTGCTATCTACGCTACTATATGCAGCTTAGAAACAGTTACCGCATGTCTTTTTTTGTTTCAATGATTTATCTTTATGAGGATGTCATGAATGATATCTACGATTTGAGTTCCCATGCTTTATTTCAATATGACCGCAAATTATTTGCTCCTTCGTGA
- a CDS encoding DDE-type integrase/transposase/recombinase: MNKQNTDRYEYRKLVAQVKFSLIAPVVSATFTDISAEAYFRRVSKNEVDWPDGTRRKFSAVTLKNWLYIYRNCGFDELMPKDRLDAGRVRKLDNRHKDFISDMIKEFPKMTGVMIYERMIEKGLLNVGDVSVDTVQRYIKNSGLRHGSKPVTKERRTWEFAHSCDGYEADTCHTFYIFDEAGEYRKTYLIAIIDNHSRMIVGAEFFFNDNAVNFQKVWHDAVLRYGRSKMIILDNGSSYKNKSTKEIEARLGTKIIYNPPYSPEGKAVIERFFSTIKMRWMNGDHGSHYHSLTELNMRLKSWINEYNRTPHSSLKDDIHDNHTPLERYMYDMKDVEVCQLSNKSSVEYRAWLDDVFMHETTRKVNGDSTVLIENVLFDVPSIYIGMRVIIRYDPRTFENTYLYDISEKRKFQSVGQIRLKTEGQEERRLFINGNDNVLRNGQKSIY, translated from the coding sequence ATGAACAAACAGAATACTGATCGTTACGAGTACAGAAAACTCGTTGCACAGGTCAAATTTTCACTTATTGCACCTGTCGTTTCGGCTACATTTACGGATATATCCGCTGAAGCCTATTTTAGGCGTGTCTCCAAGAATGAGGTCGATTGGCCCGATGGTACCAGAAGAAAGTTTTCTGCTGTAACTTTAAAGAATTGGCTTTATATTTATAGAAATTGTGGATTTGATGAACTGATGCCTAAAGATCGTCTGGATGCCGGAAGAGTCAGGAAGCTGGACAATCGCCATAAAGATTTTATTAGCGATATGATCAAGGAATTCCCTAAAATGACAGGCGTCATGATCTATGAAAGAATGATTGAAAAGGGGCTCCTCAACGTAGGTGATGTATCGGTAGATACTGTTCAGAGGTACATTAAAAATTCAGGATTGCGTCATGGGTCAAAACCTGTCACAAAAGAAAGACGTACATGGGAATTTGCTCATTCATGTGATGGATATGAAGCGGATACCTGTCATACCTTTTATATTTTTGATGAAGCCGGTGAGTACAGAAAAACTTATCTGATTGCCATCATCGATAATCATTCAAGAATGATAGTTGGTGCTGAATTCTTTTTTAATGATAATGCCGTTAATTTTCAGAAGGTATGGCATGATGCAGTACTAAGATATGGGAGAAGTAAGATGATCATCCTTGACAATGGATCAAGCTACAAAAATAAAAGCACCAAGGAGATAGAAGCAAGGCTGGGCACAAAAATCATCTACAATCCACCTTATTCACCGGAAGGAAAGGCCGTTATTGAAAGGTTCTTTTCTACCATCAAGATGAGATGGATGAATGGGGATCATGGAAGCCATTATCATTCATTGACCGAGCTCAATATGAGATTAAAAAGTTGGATTAACGAATATAACCGTACCCCTCATTCTTCACTGAAGGATGACATTCACGACAATCACACTCCATTGGAAAGATACATGTACGATATGAAGGACGTGGAGGTATGTCAGCTATCCAATAAATCATCCGTTGAATACAGAGCCTGGCTTGACGATGTGTTCATGCATGAAACGACACGTAAGGTAAATGGAGATTCAACCGTATTGATTGAAAATGTTTTATTTGATGTTCCGTCCATTTATATCGGGATGAGGGTAATCATTCGATATGATCCAAGAACTTTTGAAAATACCTATCTGTATGATATATCCGAAAAAAGAAAGTTCCAATCAGTAGGACAGATAAGGTTGAAAACGGAAGGACAAGAAGAGAGGAGATTATTTATTAATGGAAATGACAACGTATTACGGAATGGACAGAAATCCATTTACTAA
- a CDS encoding ExeA family protein, giving the protein MEMTTYYGMDRNPFTKDTMIKTLYESNDFKQMTNRLEFIIKSRGIGVFLSNPGMGKTTCLRKTLESLNPNRYVVIYICMTTITAIDFYRMLNDALGLEEMTKKSKMFQAIQDELRRLTVENKMEVIIAIDEAQFLRKEVLREFIMLMNFDYDSKDYCTLIFVGQNEFIRTLRLKVLEPFRQRINMNYTFTGFNEEEVKNYVESRLESVGCRTDLFTKESYHTLYTLMNTSVRILNQIISKSLILGMHYKKDIIDSELIMEAGKELMIG; this is encoded by the coding sequence ATGGAAATGACAACGTATTACGGAATGGACAGAAATCCATTTACTAAAGATACAATGATTAAAACATTATATGAATCTAATGATTTTAAACAGATGACGAACCGATTGGAATTTATCATCAAATCAAGAGGAATCGGTGTATTTTTAAGCAATCCTGGGATGGGAAAGACCACATGTCTGAGAAAAACATTGGAATCTCTCAACCCCAATCGATATGTAGTAATCTATATCTGTATGACAACGATTACAGCCATAGATTTTTACAGAATGCTTAATGATGCACTGGGGCTTGAAGAGATGACAAAAAAGTCGAAGATGTTTCAAGCTATCCAGGATGAACTGAGAAGATTGACAGTAGAAAACAAAATGGAAGTCATTATAGCGATAGATGAAGCACAATTTCTCAGAAAAGAAGTGCTTAGAGAATTCATCATGCTTATGAATTTTGATTATGATTCAAAAGATTACTGTACACTGATATTCGTAGGGCAGAATGAATTTATAAGAACACTGCGACTTAAAGTCCTGGAACCATTTAGACAACGTATCAATATGAATTATACGTTTACAGGATTCAATGAAGAAGAAGTAAAAAATTATGTGGAATCACGTTTGGAATCGGTCGGTTGCCGAACAGACCTGTTTACAAAAGAAAGCTATCATACACTTTATACACTGATGAATACCTCCGTCAGGATACTCAATCAGATCATCAGTAAGAGCCTGATATTAGGAATGCATTATAAAAAGGATATCATTGATAGCGAACTGATCATGGAAGCAGGCAAGGAATTAATGATAGGATAG